The window gggtcagatacagagtaaagctccctcgacactgtccccatcaaacactcccaggacagggacagcacggggtcagatacagagtaaagctccctctacactgtcccccaggacagggacagcacggggttagatacggagtaaagctccctctacactgtcccccaggacaggtacagcacggggtcagatacagagtaaagctccctctacactgtcccccaggacagggacagcacggggtcagatacagagtaaagctccctctacactgtcccccaggacaggtacagcacggggttagatacagagtaaagcttcctctatactgtcccccatcaaacactcccaggacaggtacagcacggggttagatacagagtaaagcttcctctatactgtcccccatcaaacactcccaggacaggtacagcacggggttagatacagagtaaagcttcctctatactgtcccccatcaaacactcccaggacaggtacagcacagggttagatacagagtaaagctccctctacactgtcccccaggacaggtacagcacagggttagatacagagtaaagctccctctgcactacagCAGGCGTTGAATGAAGTTCCCAAGACCTGATCTGATGTGAGAATGGACAGTGACGCAGCGTTCTGTGCGATGTCTGTGATGTCTGACAGTTTTCTGTCGAAGCTGGAGTTATTTCACAGGGCGGAAGGGGGGAGCTTTTCTAGAACACGGGGCTAAGTTGATAGCTGGTGAGCTCGGAGGCGGATCCTGGCCACAGTGAGATGCGCTCACGGGGAGAGCTTGGGTAACGTTTGCTCTGGCGACTGGACCTCCCTTTCCAATCATCGATCCGTCAGTTCATGCTCACATTGCCCCTGGATCCCAACCCTTCCCCCACGTAGAACAACCGCCAGCGACTGCCTTGGCGAGCGCAGTCAGAACCCTCAAACAGTGGCCGCGGAGGAATGGATTTACAGTGAAACGCGTACCCAGGGACCCCTGTCACAATCGACACGGCACACGGGCTGGGAGGGAGATCCAAAAATAGCAAGGGTGCAACGGTGTCCCTTAATGCATCGAGTGCTTTGGACGCAGAGGCCATTGTGTGACTACCACCAAGCAAAATGGCGCCTTTCTTACCCAGCATGCACCGCGGCCGAGAAAGTGCCCGATCTCGGAGATTAAAGACACGCAGGGAACCTCTCCCCCCTCGAGGATCGGGCAatttctctgccccccccccccacaccagtgcTGGGtaagaccccccccaccccaccgaatatattcaaagctgggcCAGACGTAGAGAGGGGTCCGGGCCGTACGCGTTTCACTGTCTCGAGAAGCGTCTGGAAGTCAAGTAAAGAAAGAGCGGGAGGAGGTTTGAGTGCCGCTGGTCGGAACGGAGGGTTTTGTGTCTACCTGAGCTGCTGAAGTACGGCCTTCGTCCTCGCATCGCCGCTCCGCTCCGCACTGCATGCTTACCTGGCATGCCGAGTAGGCCGCTGGCCACATGCAGCTGGGGGCCCTGGGCAAAGTTGGAGAGCACGCTACGGGCGGAGGTGTGCAGGCCTCGCTGGAGTGACGACTGGGACTGAGGCGGTTGCTGCAGGAAGACAAAACACATCGTTAGCTCAACAAGGTGACggagcacagtgtagagggagctttactctgtatctaaccccgtgctgtacctgtcctgggagtgtttgatgggggacagtgtagaaggagctttactctgtatctaaccccgtgctgtgcctgtcctgggagtgtttgatgggggacaatgtagagggagctttactctgtatctaaccccgtgctgtacctgtcctgggagtgtttgatggggacagtgtagagggagctttactctgtatctaaccccgtgctgtacctgtcctgggagtgtttgatggggacagtgtagagggagctttactctgtatctaaccccgtgctgtacctgtcctgggagtgtttgatgggggacagtgtagagggagctttactctgtatctaaccccgtgctgtacctgtcctgggagtgtttgatggggacagtgtagagggagctttactctgtatctaaccccgtgctgcacctgtcctgggagtgtttgatgggggacagtgtagagggagctttactctgtatctaaccccgtgctgcacctgtcctgggagtgtttgatgggggacagtgtagagggagctttactctgtatctaaccccgtgctgtacctgtcctgggagtgtttgatggggacagtgtagagggagctttactctgtatctaaccccgtgctgcatctgtcctgggagtgtttgatgggggacagtgtagagggagctttactctgtatctaaccccgtgctgcacctgtcctgggagtgtttgatgggggacagtgtagagggagctttactctgcatctaaccccatgcggtacctgtcttgggagtgtttgatggggacagtgtggagggagctttactctgtatctaaccccgtgctgtacctgtcctgggagtgtttgatggggacagtgcagagggagctttactctgtatctatggGTTGGTGATTTCATTAACAGCCTGATTCTTTGCACTCTACCTTGTCTGTTTGAGAGCAAGCTGGAGGTTCTTTTTGATCAGTTTGGGTCCCATAAGGGTCTGGGATTGGAAGAATGACCTCCCAACATGTccaatgatatgcaggttaggtggattggccatgctaaattgtcccttagtttccaaagatgtgcaggttagggggattggccatgctaaattgtccgttagtgtccaaagatgtgtaggttaggtggattggccatgctaaattgccccttagtgtccaaagatgtgcagttagggggattggccatgctaaattgtcccttagtgtccaaagatgtgcaggttagggggattggccatgctaaattgtcccttagtgtccaaagatgtgcgggttagggggattggccgtgctaaattgccccttagtttccaaagatgtgcgggttagggggattggccgtgctaaattgccccttagtttccaaagatgtgcgggttagggggattggccatgctaaattgactctagcgttagggggattaacaaggtaaatgagggttatgggggtagggcctgggtgggattgtggtcagtgcagacttgatgggccgaatggccttcttctgtactgtagggattctatgactctatgatctttggacactaaggggcaatttagcatggccaatccacctaacctgcacatctctggtcactaaggggcaatttagcacggccaatccacctaacctgcacatctctggtcactaaggggcaatttagcacggccagtccacctaacctgcacatctttgaacatgttGGGAGGTCATTCTTCCAGTGGATCAAGCACACCGACTCACTGAGTTCCTTCTGGCTGAGCGAGAGGTGGGCGTGCTACAATATTGATCAGGGAGGTACGGTGCGGTAATATCTCGGTCAGAGTGGATCTCCCGGGCAGGATTCAGTCACAAGTGgtcggagaggatgtttctcccgGGCTGTCTGTCCCAGGGAGGGAGCTGCGATTTAATTCTGTCCTTCCACCCGCCTAAGGAGGTCAGATGATTTCTGGGAAGTGTCCGTTCCATACCCATGTTGCATTATTCTATCCGACGCTTCCCAGGTCGGAATGTGCAACGCTCCAGCCAGGAGGTTGTGGGAAGGTGGGGGAAATGGGACTTCCCCAGTCTCCAGAGGAGCCAaaccagggttggggggggggggggggggggggggttgtctctGCCTGCTggtaggggaggggggctgtTCCCCCACCTCGCACCAGTGAGTGGGGCACTCACCTGTCGGAGAGGGTGATGCCTAATCACGGGTTCAGGTTTGTTCATCGGCACCCCGGCGGCAGACGTAGGGGGCGCCGAGACTGTTGCCGCTTGCTGCTGTATCCGCTGCTCGATTTcctgcgggagacagagagagagaggggcccggTTAGCAGCACAAAGGGCCACTCCATGAGTCAACAGCCACATCCACAGCCCAGCACCTCGCAACACCCAGGCTCGTAACGGACACAAGCTAacgcaagaacataagaactaggagcaggaatcggCCATCTggaccctccagcctgctccgccattcaataagatcatggctgatcttttcgtggactcagctccacttacccgcccgatcaccataacccttaattcctttactgttcaaaaatctatctatccttgccttaaaaacattcaatgaggtagcctcaactgggcagggaattccacagattcacaaccctttgtgtgaagaagttcttcctcaactcagtcctaaatctgctcccccttattttgaggccatgccccctagttctagtttcacccgccagtggaaacaacttccctgcttctatcttatctattcccttcataatcttatatgtttctataagatctcccctcattcttctgaattccaatgagtatagccccagtctactcagtctctcctcataagctaaccctctcaactctagaatcaacctaatcaatctcctctgcaccccctccagtgccggtatatcctgtctcaagtaaggagatcaaaactgtacacagttctccaggtgtggcctcaccagcaccttatacagctgcaacataacctcgctgtttttaaactccatccccctagcaacaaaggacaaaattccatttgccttcttaattacctgctgcacctgcgaaccaactccttgagattcctgcacaaggacacccaggtccctctgcacagcagcatgctgcaattttttaccatttaaataaaagtctattttgctgttattcctaccaaaatggatgacctcacatttaccaacattgtactccatctgccaggccctcgcccactcacttagactatctatatccctttgcagattttcagcgtcctctgcacactttgctcttccacccatcttagtgtcatctgtgaattttgatacatgacacttggtccccaactccaaatcatttatgtaaattgtaaacaattgcggtcccaacactgatccctgaggcacaccagtaaccactgatcgccaaccagaaaaacacccatttacccccactctttgctttctgttcgttaaccaatcctctatccatgctaatacattacctgtaacaccgtgcacctttatcttatgtagcagtctttggtgcggcaccgtgtcaaatgccttctggaaatccagatacaccacatccacaggttccccattgttcactgcgcatgtaatgttctcaaagaattctatcaaattagtcaaacatgaccttcccttcatgagcccatgctgcgtcttaccagtgggacaatttatatccagatgtctcgctatttcttccttgatgataaattcaagcattttccctactacagaagttaacccAAGCGGccaatagttacccgccttttgtctccctccttttttaaacggtggcgtcacatttgctgttttccaatctatgggaatcaccccagagtccagcgaattttggtaaattaccactagtgcatttgctatttctcccgccttctcttttagtaccctgggatgcattccatcaggaccaggagacttgtctccctttagccccattaacttacccaacactacctctttcgtgataatgatagtttctaggttctcacctgccatagccttcctgttatCAATTTTTGGCTTgtgatttgtgtcttccactgtgaagaccgacacaaaatacctgttcaatgcctcagccattttctcattacatcccccttcttgtcctctaaagaaccaatgtttatttttgccactctttcattttatatatttgtagaaacttttgctatctagatagaacagtacagcacagaacaggccctttggcccacgatgttgtgctgagctttatctgaaaccaagatcaagctatcccactccctatcatcctggtgtgctccaggtgcctatccaataaccgcttaaatgttcctaaaaagtgtctgactccactatcactgcaggcagtccattccacaccccaaccactctctgcgtaaagaacctacctctgatatccttcctgtatctcccaccacgaaccctatagttatgcccccttgtaatagctccatccacccgaggaaatagtctttgaacattcactctatctatccccttcatcattttataaacctctattaagtctcccctcagcctcctcccctccagagagaacagccctagctccctcaacctttcctcataagacctaccctccaaaccaggcagcatcctggtaaatctcctctgcactctttccagcgcttccacatccttcttatagtgaggtgaccagaactgcacacaatattccaaatgtggtctcaccaaggtcctgtacagttgcagcataaccccacggctcttaaactccaaccccttgttaataaaagctaacacacgataggccttcttcacagctctatccacttgagtggcaacctttagagatctgtggatatggaccccaagatctctctgttcctccacagtcttcagaaccctacctttgaccctgtaatccacatttaaattagtcctaccaaaatgaatcacctcacatttatcagggttaaactccatttgccatttttcagcccagctttgcatcctatctatgtctctttgcagcctacaacagccctccacctcatccactactccacccatcttggtgtcatcagcaaatttactgatccacccttcagtttttacatctgtttttatattctgagcgagtttactctcaaaatccatcttacttttctttatagcttttttcgtggctttctgctgacctttaaagatttcccaatcctctcggttcccactaatctttgccacttcgtgtgcattttctttcaatttgataccttcctttatttccttagatatccatggctgattatctctttttctacagtccgttcttatcactggtatatacattgctgggcactgtgaaagatcgctttgaaggcCGAGCCCTGTGTGATATTACGGTAGGAGTGTggagccgagagagagagagcacgagggggattggggagtggtAACAATGGGCAGgcgcgagagagggaggaaaGAAGCGATGGGGAGGAGACGATAGGGCGGAGAGCAACGGGGGTGTAGCGGAAGGAGGGTCGGGAGGAcggggggaaggggcgacggagtggggggaaggggcgacggagtgggggaaaggggcgacg of the Mustelus asterias unplaced genomic scaffold, sMusAst1.hap1.1 HAP1_SCAFFOLD_4895, whole genome shotgun sequence genome contains:
- the LOC144491277 gene encoding transcriptional repressor p66-beta-like, which gives rise to KGRFQLSQIDPFVCSQCRTDFTPHWKQEKNGSILCEQCVTSNQKKALKAEHTNRLKTAFVKALQQEQEIEQRIQQQAATVSAPPTSAAGVPMNKPEPVIRHHPLRQQPPQSQSSLQRGLHTSARSVLSNFAQGPQLHVASGLLGMPGKHAVRSGAAMRGRRPYFSSSGRHKTLRSDQRHSNLLPLFLYLTSRRFSRQ